A window from Fusarium musae strain F31 chromosome 8, whole genome shotgun sequence encodes these proteins:
- the ELP3 gene encoding Elongator subunit (BUSCO:EOG09261VI3) produces the protein MATATMTVTAAPIKKKPDMAPESERFLRCCADVANALIEEHEASKAGRATRDINLNSLRNKLAKKHKLQNIPPLTAIIASIPEHYKKYILPKLIAKPIRTSSGIAVVAVMCKPHRCPHIAYTGNICVYCPGGPDSDFEYSTQSYTGYEPTSMRAIRARYDPFEQARGRVDQLKSLGHSVDKVEYIIMGGTFMSLSESYREEFIAQLHNALSGYQTTNVDEAVEAGEMSNIKCVGITIETRPDYCLQPHLSDMLRYGCTRLEVGVQSLYEDVARDSNRGHTVAAVAETFCLAKDAGYKVVSHMMPDLPNVGMERDIDQFREYFENPAFRTDGLKIYPTLVIRGTGLYELWRTGRYQNYTPNGLIDLIARIMALIPPWTRIYRVQRDIPMPLVTSGVENGNLRELALARMKDFGTTCRDVRTREVGVNEIKNKIRPNQIELVRRDYVANGGWETFLAYEDPKQDILVALLRLRKCTEKYTYREELTGQPTSMVRELHVYGTAVPVHARDPRKFQHQGFGTLLMEEAERIAIEEHGSDKISVISGVGVRSYYKKLGFWLDGPYMSKWLDGREQPE, from the coding sequence atggccaccGCCACCATGACCGTGACGGCCGCGccgatcaagaagaagcccgaCATGGCTCCCGAGAGCGAGCGCTTCCTACGATGCTGCGCCGACGTCGCAAATGCCCTCATCGAAGAACACGAAGCCAGCAAGGCTGGTCGAGCCACACGCGatatcaacctcaactcccTGCGAAACAAGCTTGCCAAAAAGCACAAGCTCCAGAACATCCCACCTTTGACCGCCATCATCGCCTCCATTCCCGAACACTATAAGAAATACATCCTGCCAAAGCTCATCGCGAAGCCCATTAGAACGTCCTCTGGTATTGCTGTCGTCGCTGTCATGTGCAAGCCCCATCGGTGTCCTCATATCGCTTATACCGGCAACATCTGCGTTTATTGTCCTGGAGGTCCTGATTCCGACTTCGAGTATAGCACACAGTCTTATACTGGCTACGAACCTACATCGATGCGAGCCATTCGTGCACGATACGACCCTTTCGAGCAGGCTCGAGGACGTGTTGATCAGCTCAAGTCTCTTGGCCACTCTGTCGACAAGGTTGAGTACATCATTATGGGAGGAACCTTTATGTCTCTTTCTGAGTCATACCGCGAGGAGTTTATTGCACAGCTTCACAATGCTCTTAGTGGTTACCAAACGAccaatgttgatgaggccGTGGAGGCTGGCGAGATGAGCAACATCAAGTGTGTCGGAATCACAATCGAGACACGACCCGATTATTGTCTGCAGCCTCATCTTTCTGACATGCTGCGATATGGCTGTACACGACTCGAGGTTGGAGTGCAGTCATTGTACGAAGATGTTGCGCGAGACTCCAACCGAGGACACACAGTTGCCGCAGTCGCAGAGACGTTCTGCCTCGCCAAGGACGCTGGTTACAAGGTTGTTAGCCACATGATGCCCGATTTGCCAAACGTTGGCATGGAGCGCGACATCGATCAGTTCAGAGAGTACTTCGAGAATCCTGCTTTCCGAACCGACGGTCTCAAGATTTATCCTACCCTGGTCATTCGAGGTACAGGTTTGTACGAATTGTGGAGGACAGGGCGATACCAGAACTACACTCCCAACGGCTTGATCGATCTCATCGCAAGAATTATGGCTCTTATTCCTCCTTGGACTCGTATCTACCGCGTTCAGCGCGATATTCCCATGCCTCTGGTCACATCTGGAGTTGAGAACGGTAACCTACGCGAACTGGCACTGGCTCGAATGAAGGACTTTGGAACAACCTGCCGAGATGTGCGGACACGAGAGGTTGGAGTgaacgagatcaagaacaagattcGACCTAACCAGATCGAGCTGGTCCGACGAGATTACGTCGCCAACGGCGGTTGGGAGACTTTCCTGGCCTACGAGGATCCCAAGCAGGATATCCTCGTTGCTCTACTTCGATTGCGAAAGTGTACCGAGAAGTATACCTACCGAGAGGAGCTTACAGGCCAGCCCACGAGTATGGTGCGAGAGCTTCACGTTTATGGCACAGCTGTGCCAGTTCACGCTCGCGATCCCCGCAAGTTCCAGCATCAGGGTTTCGGTACACTTCTGATGGAGGAGGCCGAGAGGATTGCGATTGAGGAGCACGGCAGCGACAAGATCAGTGTTATCTCTGGTGTTGGAGTGAGGAGCTAttacaagaagcttggctTCTGGTTGGATGGTCCTTATATGAGCAAGTGGCTGGATGGTCGTGAGCAGCCTGAGTAA